A window of the Paenibacillus woosongensis genome harbors these coding sequences:
- the bshB1 gene encoding bacillithiol biosynthesis deacetylase BshB1 produces MKLDILVIGAHADDAEIGMSGTIAKQVAAGFKVGILDLTEAELSSNGNVQLRKEEAAAASRVLGLAHRGNLGLPDRGLDATPDNIAAVAAVIRSHAPDIVFAPYWEDRHPDHVAASKLVEEAVFNAKLRRYMPEIPAIPLPDLYFYFINDWRTPDLLVDITEFYPVKEQALECYRSQFGQAAPGEDIAPTPLNQGYVERVKARDALLGQRKLIPYAEGFAVKSPFLIERFGSSSI; encoded by the coding sequence ATTAAGCTGGATATTCTCGTCATTGGCGCTCATGCTGACGATGCGGAGATCGGCATGTCCGGCACGATCGCGAAGCAGGTTGCGGCCGGATTTAAAGTGGGCATCCTCGATTTGACGGAAGCCGAGTTGTCCTCAAATGGCAATGTTCAATTGCGCAAAGAGGAAGCGGCCGCAGCTTCCCGGGTGCTCGGGCTGGCGCATCGGGGAAATTTGGGATTGCCGGATCGGGGACTGGATGCCACGCCCGACAATATAGCCGCTGTTGCTGCGGTGATCAGGTCGCATGCGCCGGATATCGTCTTCGCTCCGTATTGGGAGGATCGCCATCCTGATCATGTGGCAGCGAGCAAGCTTGTGGAGGAAGCCGTCTTCAACGCCAAGCTGCGGCGCTATATGCCGGAAATTCCTGCAATCCCGCTTCCTGATTTATATTTTTATTTCATTAATGATTGGAGAACGCCGGACTTGCTCGTAGATATTACCGAGTTTTACCCGGTCAAGGAGCAAGCGCTGGAATGCTATCGTTCTCAATTTGGACAGGCCGCTCCCGGAGAGGATATTGCTCCGACGCCTCTGAATCAGGGATATGTGGAACGGGTGAAAGCAAGGGATGCTTTGCTTGGCCAACGCAAGCTTATTCCTTATGCCGAAGGCTTTGCGGTCAAGTCGCCCTTTTTGATAGAACGGTTCGGATCCAGCAGCATATAA
- a CDS encoding biotin--[acetyl-CoA-carboxylase] ligase — translation MSDSRLLDMLLSRTGEYISGEEISRKLSISRTAVWKQINKLREEGYEFEAVSRKGYRLVSKPEKLEYSTLLQALSTVSFGRTLKLMDVTTSTQEEVRLLAEHGASEGTLVIAEEQTIGRGRQGRKWHSPAGKGIWMSLLLRPQLPLSAAPQLTLLTAVAVCRAVRAVTGIGVGIKWPNDLLVRGRKICGILLESVGEDEMIRYCIAGIGIDANLEPDDLPPELASIATSLQIESGRKVDRAVLIGAVMTEMEKLYGLYMEEGFAPIGHLWEALSVTTGQHITVKTAQGEVSGRAIGLEERGGLLVMQEDDSLTTIFSGEVHFDGCNP, via the coding sequence ATGAGTGATAGCCGCTTGCTTGATATGCTGCTGTCCAGGACAGGCGAGTATATATCCGGTGAAGAAATCAGCCGGAAATTGTCGATAAGCCGGACGGCGGTATGGAAACAAATCAACAAGCTTCGTGAGGAAGGCTATGAATTTGAGGCTGTCTCCCGCAAAGGATACCGTTTGGTCAGCAAACCGGAGAAACTCGAATACAGTACCTTGCTCCAGGCATTGAGCACGGTCTCTTTCGGCCGGACCTTGAAGCTAATGGATGTAACCACATCTACGCAGGAAGAGGTTCGCCTGCTGGCGGAGCACGGAGCGAGTGAAGGTACGCTTGTCATTGCCGAGGAGCAGACGATCGGCAGAGGACGGCAGGGCCGCAAGTGGCATTCTCCTGCCGGCAAGGGGATTTGGATGAGCCTGCTGCTTCGTCCGCAGCTTCCCTTATCCGCAGCACCCCAGCTTACATTGCTCACTGCGGTGGCAGTATGCCGCGCCGTTCGGGCAGTGACGGGAATCGGCGTCGGCATTAAATGGCCGAACGATTTGCTGGTCCGCGGACGCAAAATTTGCGGGATTTTGTTGGAGTCCGTAGGTGAGGATGAAATGATTCGCTATTGCATTGCGGGGATCGGCATCGATGCCAATCTAGAACCTGACGACTTGCCGCCGGAGCTGGCATCCATCGCGACCTCTCTGCAAATCGAAAGCGGCCGGAAGGTGGACCGGGCTGTACTGATCGGCGCAGTGATGACAGAGATGGAGAAGCTCTATGGGCTTTACATGGAAGAGGGTTTCGCCCCGATCGGTCACTTATGGGAGGCATTATCCGTGACAACTGGCCAGCATATTACCGTCAAGACTGCACAGGGAGAAGTAAGCGGAAGAGCGATCGGTTTGGAAGAAAGGGGAGGACTCCTCGTCATGCAAGAGGATGACAGTCTCACCACAATTTTCTCCGGAGAAGTGCATTTTGACGGGTGTAATCCTTAA
- a CDS encoding YitT family protein — translation MRTLKLASYLRTILPIMLGTAIYAFGLLYFIIPNQLMEGGVTGVTILLNYAFGISPSISNLVLNIPLFLLGWKILGGRSIIYTGLGIASLSFFLWMFENMIRTGWINPFTTEHDYILASLYAGVTLGAGLGLVFRFGGTTGGSDIIARILGRKYGWSMGQVILSLDVIIIGLSLFYIREENILYTLVAVFIASKVIDFIQEGAYSARAFTIISDFAPDIADIITKELERGVTLIPAVGAYSKQAKHVAYCVVSRQEMRRLREIVRSVDPRAFIIISDVHDVHGEGFKED, via the coding sequence ATGAGAACTCTTAAACTGGCAAGCTATCTGCGTACTATTCTTCCCATCATGCTGGGAACGGCGATTTATGCATTCGGGCTGCTCTATTTCATTATACCGAACCAATTAATGGAGGGCGGGGTAACCGGTGTGACGATCCTGCTTAACTACGCGTTTGGCATTTCCCCTTCCATCTCCAATCTGGTGCTGAATATCCCTTTATTTCTATTAGGGTGGAAAATATTAGGCGGACGCTCCATCATATATACAGGGCTCGGCATTGCATCTTTGTCTTTTTTCCTCTGGATGTTCGAAAATATGATTCGTACCGGTTGGATCAATCCCTTTACGACCGAGCATGATTACATTCTTGCCTCCCTTTACGCCGGGGTTACGCTTGGTGCGGGCCTTGGCCTCGTTTTTCGCTTTGGAGGCACGACCGGAGGCTCGGACATCATCGCCAGAATTCTCGGCCGCAAATACGGCTGGAGCATGGGACAAGTGATTTTAAGCCTGGACGTGATCATTATCGGCTTGTCTCTGTTCTATATCCGGGAGGAAAATATTCTATATACGCTGGTTGCCGTCTTTATCGCCTCCAAAGTCATTGACTTCATCCAAGAGGGCGCCTACTCCGCTCGGGCCTTCACCATCATCAGCGACTTCGCTCCGGATATCGCCGACATCATTACGAAGGAACTCGAACGAGGCGTCACGCTCATCCCGGCTGTCGGCGCCTATTCCAAGCAAGCCAAGCATGTTGCTTACTGCGTCGTCTCAAGGCAGGAAATGCGGCGGCTGCGGGAGATCGTCAGGTCCGTTGACCCTAGAGCATTTATCATCATCAGCGACGTTCATGACGTACACGGGGAAGGCTTTAAAGAGGATTAG
- the panB gene encoding 3-methyl-2-oxobutanoate hydroxymethyltransferase: MTVKHALNIVKMKKMKQEQIPLTMITAYDYPSARLAEEAGVDLILVGDSLGNVVLGYDTTIPVTIEDMVYHSRAVARGAQHTFIVTDLPFMTYHGSIDETMRQVRRVMQEGHAHAVKMEGGAEIAHTVQAVVQAGVPVLGHIGLTPQSVNQIGGYRIQGKDQADAERLMADAKALEQAGAFAIVLELVTEQVAEAISKELAIPTIGIGAGRGCDGQVLVFHDVLKYAPDYREKKFVKTYADIGEQIRQGISEYVNDVKTRAFPGEQHVFAADEKVVDGLYGKGKVEG, from the coding sequence ATGACAGTCAAACATGCCTTAAACATCGTGAAAATGAAAAAAATGAAGCAGGAACAAATCCCGCTCACCATGATTACCGCATACGATTATCCCTCTGCCCGGCTGGCGGAAGAAGCGGGCGTAGACCTCATTCTGGTCGGAGATTCGCTTGGCAATGTCGTGCTTGGCTACGATACGACGATTCCGGTAACGATCGAGGATATGGTTTACCACAGCCGGGCCGTAGCACGAGGCGCCCAGCACACCTTTATCGTAACAGATTTGCCATTCATGACCTATCATGGCAGCATCGATGAGACCATGCGTCAGGTCAGAAGGGTTATGCAGGAGGGCCATGCCCATGCTGTGAAGATGGAGGGGGGCGCAGAAATCGCTCATACGGTTCAAGCGGTCGTACAGGCTGGCGTGCCCGTGTTGGGCCATATCGGCTTGACGCCGCAATCCGTCAATCAGATCGGAGGATATCGCATTCAGGGGAAAGACCAAGCGGATGCCGAGCGCCTCATGGCTGACGCCAAAGCTCTGGAGCAGGCTGGAGCGTTTGCCATCGTTCTGGAGCTGGTGACCGAGCAGGTTGCTGAAGCAATTTCTAAGGAGCTTGCAATTCCAACGATCGGCATCGGTGCGGGGCGGGGATGCGATGGGCAGGTGCTCGTTTTCCATGATGTGTTGAAATATGCCCCGGATTACCGGGAGAAGAAATTTGTGAAAACCTATGCCGATATCGGTGAGCAGATCCGACAAGGCATTTCAGAATATGTGAACGATGTGAAGACGCGCGCTTTCCCTGGAGAGCAGCATGTTTTTGCTGCCGACGAGAAGGTAGTCGATGGTTTGTATGGTAAAGGGAAGGTGGAAGGTTAG
- a CDS encoding CCA tRNA nucleotidyltransferase translates to MQVWKQVDPLMLHQGEQVLRTLLESGYSAYFVGGCVRDELMGRPVHDMDIATSAKPEQVMELFERTIPTGLQHGTVTVLMGDYPFEVTTFRTESHYEDHRHPAAVEFVDEITQDLQRRDFTMNAIARSLDGELTDPFQGWSDIREGVIRCVGQAAERFDEDALRMMRAVRFASVFGFRPSKSLWRALIQGRDKLTFVAMERVRSELERLMLGPNPLRGLELLRRSQLLHYAKLPFKEGDKRSPRQEGQLQALSHMPASPQELRWSLLLQGLGISGYEAEARMKAWTFSNQVAETTSDIMRFDEAWGEIKARLGAAGSDRLRRSWIELQLHYGHMISQLWLERERQWLSCQAIVGKEALLRLNEEEMRWHRDVPVHELKELAIRGGDVLAALGQRGGPWLGDLMKRLLQLVAVGDVPNEKELLLDYVKAVVKQNE, encoded by the coding sequence ATGCAAGTATGGAAGCAGGTAGACCCCCTGATGCTGCATCAGGGGGAACAGGTGCTTAGAACATTGCTCGAATCCGGCTACAGCGCCTATTTCGTCGGAGGCTGCGTTCGGGATGAATTGATGGGCCGCCCGGTGCATGATATGGATATCGCGACTTCGGCGAAGCCTGAGCAAGTTATGGAACTGTTCGAACGTACAATTCCGACCGGTTTGCAGCATGGCACCGTTACAGTGCTGATGGGAGACTATCCGTTTGAGGTCACGACGTTTCGCACAGAATCCCATTATGAAGATCATCGCCACCCTGCAGCCGTCGAATTTGTGGATGAGATTACCCAGGATTTACAGCGCCGCGACTTTACGATGAATGCGATTGCCCGCAGTTTGGATGGCGAACTGACGGATCCATTTCAGGGGTGGTCGGATATTCGGGAAGGAGTCATCCGCTGCGTTGGACAGGCTGCGGAGCGGTTTGACGAGGATGCGCTCCGTATGATGCGAGCAGTTCGCTTTGCGTCGGTGTTCGGTTTCCGCCCCTCAAAGAGCCTCTGGCGGGCGCTTATTCAAGGTAGGGATAAACTAACCTTTGTGGCGATGGAACGCGTACGGTCCGAACTGGAGCGTCTGATGCTGGGGCCGAATCCTCTCCGGGGACTGGAGCTGCTTCGCCGCAGCCAGCTGCTGCATTATGCCAAGCTGCCATTTAAAGAAGGTGACAAGCGGAGCCCCCGGCAGGAGGGACAGCTTCAGGCGTTGAGCCATATGCCGGCCAGTCCCCAGGAGCTAAGATGGTCTTTGCTCCTTCAAGGATTAGGAATATCCGGGTATGAGGCGGAGGCCAGGATGAAAGCATGGACATTCTCGAATCAGGTCGCTGAGACTACATCAGACATCATGAGATTTGATGAGGCATGGGGCGAAATAAAAGCAAGACTCGGTGCAGCCGGGTCGGATCGGCTTCGCCGGAGCTGGATCGAGCTTCAGCTGCACTACGGACACATGATCAGCCAACTGTGGCTGGAGCGCGAGCGCCAATGGTTGTCTTGCCAGGCAATCGTGGGGAAAGAGGCGCTGCTTCGTCTGAATGAGGAGGAAATGCGCTGGCACCGCGACGTGCCCGTTCACGAGCTAAAGGAGCTGGCGATTCGCGGCGGGGACGTACTTGCGGCTTTAGGCCAGAGAGGCGGCCCATGGCTGGGGGATCTAATGAAGCGGCTGCTGCAGCTCGTAGCCGTCGGCGATGTGCCAAATGAGAAGGAGCTTTTGCTCGATTATGTGAAAGCTGTGGTGAAGCAAAATGAGTGA
- the bshA gene encoding N-acetyl-alpha-D-glucosaminyl L-malate synthase BshA — protein sequence MDPFLKIGITCYPTLGGSGVVATELGKLLAEKGHEVHFISHSVPFRLGSYHKNIFYHEVEVSDYYVFRYPPYDLSLATKMAQVAKQQELDILHVHYAVPHAVCAFLAKQMVGDKLKIVTTLHGTDITVLAQDESLKDLIRLAINESDAVTSVSRDLMRETREVLDISRDIELTYNFVDERVYYPRDAKSCRSEFAGPGEKVLMHISNFRPVKRVSDVVDVFNMVNAEVPSKLLFVGEGPDLPKIQWKVKELGLADRVHFLGKQDDIAHVISMADVLLLPSEKESFGLVALEAMACGIPTVGSMAGGIPELVAHRETGFLSPIGDTRQMADDTLSLLKDEQLAHKFREACLARAKNEFSSDLITAQYESIYYKVLGRKTPVPKPLCG from the coding sequence ATGGACCCATTTCTAAAAATCGGCATAACCTGTTATCCGACGCTTGGCGGTTCCGGGGTTGTTGCCACTGAGTTAGGCAAGCTGCTGGCAGAGAAAGGACATGAGGTTCATTTCATATCGCATAGCGTTCCTTTTCGCTTGGGCAGCTACCACAAGAATATTTTTTATCATGAAGTAGAGGTCAGCGATTATTATGTATTCCGATATCCGCCTTACGATTTATCGCTGGCCACGAAGATGGCGCAGGTAGCCAAGCAGCAGGAGTTGGATATTTTGCACGTGCATTACGCGGTTCCGCATGCGGTCTGCGCTTTTCTGGCCAAACAAATGGTTGGCGATAAACTGAAAATCGTCACCACGCTGCACGGAACGGACATTACAGTGCTTGCGCAGGATGAATCGCTGAAGGACTTGATCCGGCTGGCGATCAACGAGAGCGACGCAGTTACATCGGTGTCCCGCGATCTTATGAGAGAGACCCGCGAGGTTCTTGACATTTCGAGAGATATTGAGCTCACGTATAATTTCGTGGATGAGCGGGTGTACTACCCGCGTGACGCGAAATCCTGCCGCAGCGAATTCGCCGGTCCCGGTGAGAAGGTGCTCATGCATATTTCCAACTTTCGCCCTGTCAAGCGGGTAAGCGATGTTGTGGATGTATTCAATATGGTCAATGCAGAGGTTCCTTCCAAGCTGCTGTTCGTCGGCGAAGGTCCCGATCTTCCCAAAATCCAATGGAAAGTAAAAGAGCTGGGATTGGCGGATCGCGTCCATTTCCTCGGCAAGCAGGATGATATCGCTCACGTTATCTCGATGGCGGATGTTCTGCTCCTGCCGTCCGAAAAGGAAAGCTTCGGTCTTGTTGCCCTGGAAGCGATGGCCTGCGGCATTCCAACCGTTGGTTCGATGGCGGGAGGGATTCCCGAACTGGTCGCTCACAGAGAGACGGGCTTCCTGTCCCCCATCGGCGATACGCGCCAGATGGCGGACGACACGCTCTCGCTGCTTAAAGACGAGCAGCTTGCGCATAAATTCCGTGAGGCATGTTTGGCGCGTGCAAAAAACGAATTCAGCAGCGATCTCATTACAGCGCAGTATGAGAGCATTTATTATAAAGTGCTGGGACGCAAAACGCCCGTACCGAAGCCGCTTTGCGGATGA
- the panD gene encoding aspartate 1-decarboxylase has translation MYRTMMKSKIHRATVTEANLNYIGSITIDEDLMETADLLENEKVQIVNNNNGARLETYVIPGPRGSGVICLNGAAARLVQPGDNVIIISYAQMSAEELRSHKPTVVFVDEHNRPVETAKEEVHATIR, from the coding sequence ATGTATAGAACGATGATGAAATCGAAAATTCACCGGGCTACAGTAACCGAGGCGAATTTGAATTATATTGGAAGCATTACAATCGATGAGGATCTGATGGAGACGGCGGATCTTCTTGAGAATGAGAAGGTGCAGATCGTGAACAATAATAACGGCGCGCGTCTGGAAACCTATGTCATTCCAGGGCCGCGCGGGAGCGGAGTGATCTGCCTGAACGGGGCGGCAGCCCGGCTGGTTCAACCCGGCGACAACGTGATCATCATTTCCTATGCGCAAATGTCCGCGGAAGAGCTGAGAAGCCATAAGCCGACCGTCGTGTTCGTCGATGAGCACAATCGTCCCGTAGAGACTGCCAAAGAGGAAGTCCACGCTACGATTCGTTAA
- a CDS encoding methylglyoxal synthase, translating into MMNIAFIAHDRKKEDIVNLAIAYEHVFMDKKLYSTGTTGARIMESTNLNIHRFLSGPLGGDQQIGALIAQNEMDLVIFLRDPLMAQPHEPDITALLRLCDVHGIPVATNMATAEILIRALDRGDFAWRELVEQNKPGLA; encoded by the coding sequence ATGATGAACATCGCATTTATTGCTCATGATCGAAAAAAAGAAGATATCGTTAACCTCGCTATAGCCTATGAACATGTGTTCATGGATAAGAAATTATATTCGACGGGAACGACAGGAGCGCGGATCATGGAGAGCACGAACCTGAACATTCACCGTTTCCTGTCTGGGCCGCTCGGCGGCGATCAGCAGATCGGCGCGCTGATTGCACAAAACGAAATGGATCTCGTCATTTTTCTGCGTGATCCGCTGATGGCTCAGCCGCATGAGCCGGACATCACAGCATTGCTTCGCCTTTGCGACGTGCACGGCATCCCTGTGGCAACGAATATGGCAACAGCGGAAATCCTCATCCGGGCTCTCGACCGGGGAGACTTCGCCTGGCGTGAGCTGGTGGAGCAGAACAAGCCGGGGTTAGCGTAA
- the dapB gene encoding 4-hydroxy-tetrahydrodipicolinate reductase, with protein MTEQIRVAVAGAGGRMGKEVVKMVLEDPNLRLVAAVNLSDEGLDAGTLVGLPACGVTLSRDLELALVEGKPQVLVDFTTPQSAYSNTVTAIKHGVRPVIGTTGFTPEQIEDLDKQCQERGIGGLIAPNFSIGAILMMKFAAQAAKYFPHLEIIEYHGDQKLDAPSGTAVKTAELIAMNREELRQGNPNEEETIEGSRGGYYNGFRIHSVRLPGVFAQQEVIFGGFGQTLKIRHDSYERAGYMPGVNLAISKVLEYEGLIYGFEHFVD; from the coding sequence ATGACTGAACAAATTAGAGTAGCTGTTGCCGGAGCTGGCGGCAGAATGGGTAAAGAAGTAGTGAAGATGGTTCTTGAGGATCCGAATTTGCGCCTGGTGGCAGCTGTGAATTTATCGGATGAAGGCCTGGACGCAGGTACGTTAGTCGGTCTTCCCGCTTGCGGCGTAACGCTCAGCAGGGATTTGGAGCTGGCGCTGGTGGAAGGCAAACCTCAGGTGCTGGTCGATTTCACGACGCCGCAGTCGGCATATTCCAACACTGTGACGGCGATCAAGCATGGAGTTCGTCCGGTAATCGGAACAACGGGCTTCACACCGGAGCAAATCGAGGATTTGGACAAGCAGTGTCAGGAGCGGGGAATCGGCGGGCTGATTGCTCCCAACTTCTCCATCGGAGCCATCCTGATGATGAAATTTGCGGCCCAGGCGGCTAAATATTTCCCTCATCTTGAAATTATCGAATATCATGGGGATCAGAAATTAGACGCTCCCTCCGGAACTGCAGTGAAAACCGCGGAATTAATCGCCATGAACCGTGAGGAGCTGCGCCAAGGCAATCCGAATGAGGAAGAGACGATCGAAGGATCAAGAGGAGGCTACTATAATGGCTTCCGTATCCATAGCGTCCGTCTGCCTGGGGTTTTCGCCCAGCAGGAAGTTATTTTCGGCGGATTTGGCCAGACGTTGAAGATTCGCCATGATTCTTACGAGCGCGCCGGATATATGCCGGGGGTCAACCTTGCGATCAGCAAAGTGCTCGAATATGAGGGCTTGATTTACGGCTTTGAGCATTTTGTAGACTGA
- a CDS encoding tetratricopeptide repeat protein, which yields MMFQHVFAEMNEMLDEIARQYPIAQGIHKHELARKWHLLRQMSDSMIEEWLIFEEKMGMLRQSGISLEDRYEPDYPEMSADAFVKGQGYYKLLMFPQSLDQFQAVLKEYPDSLIGRTYLAMCHLHLDESEEAAIHFEAVLRSAPNKRLRSIIYNALGCIEAKKGNRSKAREFFTLAHHSDPSLPEPLANWEACLHSTGKLQYGTQLTKLM from the coding sequence ATGATGTTTCAACATGTGTTTGCGGAAATGAATGAAATGTTGGATGAAATTGCCCGGCAATACCCGATCGCCCAAGGGATTCATAAGCATGAACTTGCCCGAAAGTGGCATCTTCTGCGGCAAATGAGCGATAGCATGATTGAAGAATGGCTTATTTTCGAGGAGAAGATGGGAATGCTGCGCCAATCCGGTATTAGTCTCGAGGACAGATATGAGCCGGATTATCCGGAAATGAGCGCCGACGCTTTTGTCAAAGGCCAGGGATATTATAAGCTGCTGATGTTTCCCCAGTCCCTGGATCAATTTCAGGCCGTACTAAAGGAATATCCGGACAGCTTGATCGGCCGCACCTATTTGGCGATGTGCCATCTTCATCTGGATGAAAGCGAGGAGGCCGCAATCCATTTTGAAGCAGTCCTTAGGAGTGCGCCAAACAAGCGGCTGCGTTCCATTATTTACAATGCGCTTGGCTGCATTGAGGCGAAAAAGGGAAATCGCAGCAAAGCGAGGGAATTTTTCACCCTTGCTCACCATAGCGACCCCAGCTTGCCGGAACCGTTAGCCAATTGGGAAGCCTGTCTGCATAGCACAGGAAAACTTCAGTATGGCACTCAGCTTACGAAATTGATGTAG
- the panC gene encoding pantoate--beta-alanine ligase, producing the protein MIVLTEIKDVREHLRAERFAAAKEGRELQVGFVPTMGYLHEGHASLLRSARMDNDLVVLSIFVNPIQFGPNEDFDRYPRDRDKDMALAKREGVDIVFLPSVDEMYPQPTKTKVHVAELTDHLCGAARPGHFDGVTTVVSKLLNIVAPDRAYFGQKDAQQVAVITQMVQDLNMDVEIVPCPIVREEDGLALSSRNVYLSPEQRQAALVISRSLRLAEQMAREKESATAGDIALELVRSIEAEPTAVIDYADIRRFPSLESVPSSMRVKDADGKLLIAAAVKFGATRLIDNVILTMEGDK; encoded by the coding sequence ATGATTGTGTTAACGGAGATTAAGGATGTCAGGGAGCATTTGCGGGCTGAGCGCTTTGCCGCCGCTAAAGAAGGAAGGGAGCTTCAGGTCGGTTTCGTTCCTACGATGGGATATTTGCACGAAGGACATGCCAGCCTGCTGCGGAGCGCCCGGATGGACAATGATCTTGTCGTATTGAGCATTTTTGTAAATCCGATCCAGTTCGGACCTAATGAGGACTTTGACCGTTATCCGCGCGACCGTGACAAAGATATGGCGCTCGCCAAACGTGAAGGCGTAGATATTGTATTCCTGCCGTCCGTCGATGAGATGTACCCACAGCCGACGAAGACGAAGGTTCACGTGGCCGAGCTGACGGATCACCTATGCGGGGCAGCGCGTCCCGGCCATTTCGACGGCGTGACGACCGTAGTCAGCAAGCTGCTGAATATCGTTGCTCCAGACCGGGCTTATTTCGGACAGAAGGATGCACAGCAGGTTGCGGTTATTACGCAAATGGTCCAGGATCTCAATATGGATGTCGAAATCGTTCCTTGTCCGATCGTACGAGAAGAGGACGGGCTGGCTCTTAGCTCCCGCAACGTATATTTGTCGCCGGAGCAGCGTCAGGCCGCGCTGGTCATCTCCCGTTCTTTGCGGCTGGCGGAACAGATGGCCAGAGAGAAGGAATCGGCAACGGCAGGGGATATTGCCTTGGAGCTGGTTCGGAGTATCGAAGCTGAGCCGACCGCTGTGATCGATTATGCGGACATCCGCCGTTTTCCTTCCCTGGAGTCCGTACCAAGCTCGATGCGCGTCAAGGATGCAGATGGGAAGCTGCTGATTGCCGCCGCGGTCAAATTTGGGGCCACCCGGCTGATCGACAACGTTATTTTAACGATGGAGGGAGACAAATAG
- a CDS encoding tetratricopeptide repeat protein codes for MQVEQNLQKAYRSIFDNDFEGAIHWFEQALAEGQDNADIHYRLSITCARSGQLEKAIHHARLAATLEPAHMEYKSHYDRLQSKELTLMAKKLVEKPQDPVRGLAKSAVALLERAVQLDPLSVIAQLWLSIAYGELQQYTLALRAVREAMQLPQDEAITKQLQQLEQRFASKINQSSS; via the coding sequence ATGCAGGTTGAACAAAATTTGCAGAAGGCTTATCGCAGCATCTTCGATAATGATTTTGAGGGAGCGATTCACTGGTTCGAGCAGGCGCTGGCTGAGGGACAGGACAATGCAGACATTCATTATCGCTTGTCAATTACTTGCGCGCGCAGCGGTCAACTGGAGAAGGCGATTCATCATGCCCGTTTGGCTGCCACGCTAGAACCTGCCCATATGGAATATAAATCGCATTATGACCGGCTGCAATCCAAGGAATTGACTCTCATGGCGAAGAAACTGGTGGAGAAGCCCCAGGATCCTGTTCGCGGGTTGGCGAAATCTGCGGTTGCCCTGCTGGAACGGGCGGTCCAATTGGACCCGTTATCGGTCATCGCTCAGCTATGGCTGTCGATAGCCTATGGTGAATTGCAGCAGTACACGCTTGCTTTACGAGCCGTCCGGGAGGCGATGCAGCTTCCGCAAGACGAGGCTATCACAAAGCAGCTTCAACAATTGGAACAACGGTTCGCATCCAAGATTAATCAATCATCATCCTAG
- a CDS encoding nucleotide pyrophosphohydrolase, whose protein sequence is MQREVDAYISQFKEGYFSPLSMLARMSEEVGELAREVNHRFGEKPKKPEEADNSIELELGDILFITICFANSLGIDLTEAHNQVMHKFNTRDAERWTKKDTD, encoded by the coding sequence ATGCAGCGGGAAGTGGATGCATACATATCGCAATTCAAAGAAGGCTACTTCAGTCCGCTTAGCATGCTTGCCCGGATGAGTGAAGAGGTCGGCGAGCTGGCCCGGGAAGTGAATCACCGCTTTGGTGAGAAGCCGAAAAAGCCGGAGGAAGCCGACAATTCCATCGAACTGGAGCTAGGCGATATATTGTTCATTACGATTTGCTTTGCGAATTCGCTCGGCATCGACCTGACGGAAGCGCATAATCAGGTTATGCATAAATTTAATACCCGCGATGCTGAGCGTTGGACCAAAAAGGACACCGATTAA